CGCCCGGCACGCTTGCCAAGATCTTCGCCGGTGGCATCACGCAATGGGACGACGACGCGATCAAGGCCGACAACCCCGGTGCGTCGCTGCCGTCGACCACCATCCAGAGCGTGCACCGCTCCGACGAGTCGGGCACGACCGGCAACTTCACCGGCTATCTGACGGCCGCCGCCGGCGCTGACTGGACCTTCGGCCAGGGCCAGGCGTGGAAGGCACCGGGCGGCACGGGTTCCAAGGGTTCCGACGGTGTCGCGCAGTCGGTGAAGTCGACCGACGGTTCGATCGGCTACATGGAGTTGTCGTTCGCCGAGAACGCCGGGCTCAACATGGCAAAGATCAAGAACGGCGCCGGTCAGTTCCAGGAGTTGACGCCCGAGGCGGCCAGCAAGACGATCGAGGGCGCCCAGATCACCGGCGCCGGCAACGACGTCACGCTGAACATCAACTACGCCACGGCGGCGCCGGGTGCCTACCCGATCGTGCTGGTCACCTACGAGATCGTGTGCAGCAAGGGCGGCCCGTCCGGCAAGACCGCGCTGATCAAGGGCTTCCTCGGCTACACCGCGAGCTCCGAGGGCCAGGGCATCCTCAATGGACTGGGCTACGCGCCGCTGCCGGGCAACGTCCAGAGCCGGGTCCAGACCTCCGTCAACAACATCGCCTGATCCGACCAGCAGCGGAGCGAGCAGATGGTCAAGCCTGACCTGACGCCCGACGGTGGTCAGGTCAGTGGATGGCTGCCACGCCGCAAGGGTTTCGGTGCCGAACGCGCGTTCGGCACCCTTACCTTGCTCGCGGGCCTGATGGTCCTGGTGATCATCGTTGCGATCACCGTCTTCCTGATCGCGAAAGCGATCCCCGCCCTGCAAGCCGACACCGCCAACTTCATCACCGAGACCGACTGGTTCCCCAACCAGACCCCGCCCGAGTTCGGCATCGCCGCGCTCGCCTGGGGCACGCTGGTCACCTCGGTCATCGCGCTCGTCGTCGCCGTGCCGATCGCCCTCGGGATCGCGCTCTACCTCTCGCACTAC
This genomic interval from Asanoa ferruginea contains the following:
- the pstS gene encoding phosphate ABC transporter substrate-binding protein PstS; the encoded protein is MKLQRNGSIACLALTAALTLSACGTDSNDTAATVAGPPAAAINCATGTLNAQGSSAQKNAMDEWRKNYQQQCSGSTINYEPTGSGAGVQAFISGTADFAGSDTALTSAQQPQANARCGGNPAVNLPMVVGPIAVAYNLSGVDNLQLSPGTLAKIFAGGITQWDDDAIKADNPGASLPSTTIQSVHRSDESGTTGNFTGYLTAAAGADWTFGQGQAWKAPGGTGSKGSDGVAQSVKSTDGSIGYMELSFAENAGLNMAKIKNGAGQFQELTPEAASKTIEGAQITGAGNDVTLNINYATAAPGAYPIVLVTYEIVCSKGGPSGKTALIKGFLGYTASSEGQGILNGLGYAPLPGNVQSRVQTSVNNIA